From a region of the Primulina eburnea isolate SZY01 chromosome 7, ASM2296580v1, whole genome shotgun sequence genome:
- the LOC140836431 gene encoding diacylglycerol kinase 2-like, which yields MNEFSIPLLRLLACSSLDAGYIFGWLLTGSFGIFALIYAFLKWERKMSLNWLKAAAKAKKQAWKKLKIPLSHHTWMEDFACGGEPSTCCVCLNSLVSQQSLGTKAAPHSPIHRCSVCGVAVHFCCSQFAAKDCKCVAQFGSNELLHHWSERWINLDDNPEMYAFCSYCDEPCGIPFINASPAWHCLWCQRIIHVQCQVKMSEESSDVCDLGALRRLILSPLCVKDTESEMLSSVTDEIIPSSVRGHIRRKRHRNKQGSNRCSNGNVPESSAAKRALQYVLNGLVDFNISNSEKGNEFCLKGNKLLSKKCTLNGLANKKKEISLCGKSKKCTLVDLPSDARPLLVFINAKSGAQNGPILRRRLNMLLNPAQVIELSSSQALEAGLELFRNVQNFRVLICGGDGTVAWVLNAIERCNFKSPPPVAVLPLGTGNDLSRVLQWGGGFSVIEGQGGLSNFLHDIDHGAVTMLDRWKVKITEDKIGGESCEVKSKFMMNYLGIGCDAKVAHEFHMNREENPEKFHSQFVNKLRYAREGARDMMDRACADLPWQVWLEVDQKDIQIPKDAEGLIVLNIGSYMGGVDLWQNDYEHDDNFYQQCMHDKMLEVVCVSGSWHLGKLQVGLSEATRLAQGEVVKIHLSSPFPVQIDGEPFIQQPGCLEITHHGQVFMLRRASGTDGPRGHAAAIMTDVLADAECKGVINASQKKLLLQDIALHLS from the exons atgaATGAATTCAGTATTCCTCTTTTAAGGCTCTTGGCCTGTTCGAGCCTGGATGCTGGTTATATTTTTGGATGGCTACTTACTGGTTCCTTTGGAATTTTTGCTCTTATATATGCATTCCTGAAATGGGAGAGAAAGATGTCTCTCAACTGGCTCAAAGCCGCTGCCAAGGCAAAGAAGCAAGCATGGAAGAAACTTAAAATACCCTTATCGCATCATACATGGATGGAAGATTTTGCTTGTGGCGGAGAACCATCAACTTGCTGTGTTTGCTTAAATTCTCTAGTATCCCAACAGTCCTTAGGAACAAAAGCAGCGCCACATTCTCCAATACATCGATGTTCTGTTTGTGGTGTCGCAGTTCATTTTTGCTGTTCTCAGTTTGCAGCAAAAGATTGTAAATGTGTAGCCCAATTTGGTAGTAACGAATTGCTACATCATTGGTCTGAAAGATGGATTAATCTGGATGATAATCCTGAGATGTATGCTTTTTGTTCATACTGCGACGAACCTTGTGGCATCCCGTTTATTAATGCATCTCCAGCATGGCATTGCTTATGGTGTCAGCGGATCATACATGTTCAGTGTCAAGTTAAGATGTCTGAAGAGTCTAGTGATGTATGTGATCTAGGTGCTCTAAGAAGATTGATTCTTTCTCCCCTTTGTGTGAAAGACACTGAAAGTGAAATGTTAAGTTCTGTTACAGATGAAATAATTCCTTCTTCAGTTCGTGGGCATATTAGAAGAAAGAGACATCGCAACAAACAAGGAAGCAATCGCTGTAGCAATGGCAATGTACCAGAAAGTTCTGCTGCCAAGAGGGCGCTCCAATATGTTCTCAATGGTCTTGTTGATTTCAATATTTCTAATAGCGAAAAAGGCAATGAATTTTGCTTGAAGGGTAACAAATTACTTAGCAAGAAATGTACTCTCAATGGGTTGGCCAATAAGAAAAAAGAGATTTCTCTTTGCGGCAAATCTAAGAAGTGTACACTTGTGGACTTGCCCTCAGATGCTAGACCTCTTTTGGTCTTCATTAATGCCAAGAGTGGTGCCCAAAATGGGCCAATCCTGCGGAGAAGATTGAACATGCTATTGAACCCTGCACAG GTAATCGAACTCAGCTCGTCTCAAGCTCTCGAGGCTGGTTTGGAACTATTTAGAAATGTGCAAAACTTTAGAGTTTTGATCTGTGGTGGAGATGGGACGGTTGCGTGGGTTCTTAATGCAATCGAGAGGTGCAATTTTAAGTCACCTCCACCTGTTGCCGTTCTTCCTTTAGGAACTGGAAATGATTTGTCAAGAGTCCTGCAATGGGGAGGAGGTTTTTCAGTCATAGAAGGGCAAGGTGGCTTGAGCAATTTTCTGCATGACATAGATCATGGAGCAGTGACAATGCTTGACCGTTGGAAAGTCAAAATAACTGAAGACAAAATTGGTGGAGAATCTTGTGAAGTAAAATCGAAGTTCATGATGAACTACTTAG GTATTGGATGTGATGCAAAGGTTGCACATGAATTTCACATGAACAGGGAAGAAAATCCTGAAAAGTTCCACAGTCAG TTTGTAAATAAATTAAGGTATGCAAGAGAAGGTGCGAGGGACATGATGGACAGAGCTTGTGCTGACTTGCCATGGCAAGTCTGGCTCGAGGTTGATCAGAAAGATATCCAGATACCAAAG GATGCTGAAGGTTTGATTGTGCTCAATATCGGCAGCTATATGGGTGGAGTAGACCTTTGGCAAAATGATTATGAACACGATGACAATTTCTATCAGCAGTGTATGCATGACAAAATGCTTGAAGTTGTTTGTGTTTCGGGATCATGGCACCTTGGCAAGCTTCAG GTTGGACTTTCAGAAGCTACAAGGCTAGCACAAGGGGAAGTCGTAAAGATTCACTTGTCGAGTCCTTTTCCTGTGCAAATCGATGGGGAACCTTTTATCCAGCAACCTGGGTGTTTAGAAATAACACATCATGGACAG GTGTTCATGTTACGGAGAGCATCAGGAACAGATGGACCAAGAGGCCACGCAGCTGCAATAATGACAGATGTTTTAGCTGACGCAGAATGCAAGGGTGTTATCAACGCTTCTCAAAAGAAGTTGCTTCTTCAAGATATTGCTCTTCATCTTTCTTGA